Below is a genomic region from Bacteroidota bacterium.
ACCGCCGCTCGTTATATGCGGCTGAGGAACTGGCTCTTCTTCCACGTGCGTGGGAGAAGTATAGCCGCAACCGCCGACATAGAGGTGTGCTTTGCAAGGTGGAGGACATGGCGGCGGCGGCGGGGTGCCGCCGCCCGTTGTGGTGGTAGAGGATTCGCTACATTCGTAACCCGTTGTGGTCAATGCTAATAACATCGATACCACAAGAACTCGTGTTACTTTCCTTGAATACCACATAGAGAACATGTTCTTCATAAATCCCTCCCCAATTAGTTCTTGATAATACCATACGTGCGCGCTCGACTAACCGCAGCCACGACATATTCTTTGCTCGCTACGTAAATCCTCTTGTAATTGTAGGCTGCAATAAAGATCTGAATGACGCCCGAACTCGGGAATGCAGCAAGCATTGCAGAACCAACGAAAAAGGAACCCGTATTTGGAACCACGGTGTCGACTGGGTCTGGCCGCATATTATGTATGCCAGTATCAATTACACCCGTCATAACCGAATCATAGGCTATCTGAATAGCCACCGAATCTGTACCGGGATTGCCGTAGGTACATGAGAATCCGGTGGTCTTCGAAACCGTGTCGATTATCGGCCTCGGATATGTTACATGAAAGAAACTTGGCGCTTGGACGGTGGTGTCCATTGATGGAACAGTTCCGGAAGTATTTCCGGCCACTTGCCAGTGGTGAGAGGTCGCAAAAGGTTGATTAGTCGTTGTGATGTAGAGATTGTCACTAGCAGGTATGGAAATCCCATTAAGCATAACATCCCCAGCTGATACAGGAAATGTCGATGTTGTGTCGAAGAACTGCGCCATCGTCGTGTATCTCGTCCAATAAGTGCCAGCCACATTACTGGCACCGAGGGGATTTTCTGTAATCAGGCACTGGCAAAGCATTACACCCGAAATAGTATCCGAACCGGCTATGATCATCCCCGGAGCAAGCGAGAGCGGCTGATGCTTTCCGCCCGGAGATAGTGGTGGCTCGGTCTTGCAGGCGCTTACGCCGGCAAGAAGCAGAACGATAAAAAGCGGGTTTCTCATATATTGTCTCCTGTCTAAAAAGTCCTACTTCATTGAATAGCGATTCGATCGTTCGATCCGTATGTATTGACAGAGTGTCTTAATTTCCTGAGCCGTTAACGGGCCGCCCTTCTGCCAGTCAAACGCAGGCATGTTTGTCCCGTGCTTCCCATCGAGAATCGTCCGAAAGAGATACGTCTCGCCTAATTCTTTTTGCGAGGTTACTAAATCGGACGCCGGTTTCCCTTCCGCCCTCGCTCCATGGCAGATTGCACAATCTGCCGCGTAGAGTGTCTTTCCAAGCTGCCCGCGCCCTCGATTCACATGGCATTCGGCGCAGCGTCCCGAAAAGATATTCTGGATGCTCATTGCCGCGTTGTGCGGTCTGCTTGGCATTACAATCAATCCATGGAATCTCAAGATTTCCTGATTCGGTGTAGCGTTCGAGATGAGCGACACCGTTTTGGCATAAGGTCCTAACTCTTTACCAACCGAGCTAAACAACACCTTCAGCGAGGCCGAACATGATGGCGGGATTATGTGGGTGCTCAACCGGGCGTCAGTGCATCCGCAAGAGGGCTTAACGGCACTAATTCTTAGTGTGTCCGAACCAGAGTTATGGATTTGGTACGTATACCCGACACTATCGCCCTGTTCTAACTTTCCCAGATCAACATCGGCTGAATCTACCGCGATCTTCACGTCGGTAGCGGCATGACCTGACGCTTTTGAGTGATTAAATAGTGAATATCCCGCAACAAGCAGCGTGAGGACGAGTAGAGTGCTGAGAACCTTCACCATTTTGAAAACTACTTTTCAAAATGGTGTAATCTCTCTCTCTCTCTCT
It encodes:
- a CDS encoding DUF1573 domain-containing protein, producing the protein MVKVLSTLLVLTLLVAGYSLFNHSKASGHAATDVKIAVDSADVDLGKLEQGDSVGYTYQIHNSGSDTLRISAVKPSCGCTDARLSTHIIPPSCSASLKVLFSSVGKELGPYAKTVSLISNATPNQEILRFHGLIVMPSRPHNAAMSIQNIFSGRCAECHVNRGRGQLGKTLYAADCAICHGARAEGKPASDLVTSQKELGETYLFRTILDGKHGTNMPAFDWQKGGPLTAQEIKTLCQYIRIERSNRYSMK